A window of Candidatus Methanomethylophilaceae archaeon contains these coding sequences:
- a CDS encoding NAD(P)H-hydrate dehydratase — MISPADARTLDANAEALGIPTSLLMDNAGAALASFIGKEYPDKRAVFVCGTGNNGGDGFAAALRMDPERTKVCLLKKPSSIRTEIARERYSVLECPIEAYAGKDSFAGFDLIVDCALGTGTSGSVREPYASFIADANSSGLPIISADVPSGFGSDVCIKPCATVTFHDAKIGMTAENCGKIVIAGIGIPEEAYTRVGPGDMLRYPVPLADSHKGNNGRLMIIGGGPYFGAPAMSAMSALRIGADIVRVFTPESSYPQVAAASPVLMATKLPGDHLDADSLDIILSASKDFDAVLIGPGLGSDEMTIRTAMAFLRACKIPTVIDADGISAAKGLTLRNPTVLTPHSREFSRISDGKSPEETASKMGATILKKGKVDLITDGTRTRYNSSGTPAMTGAGTGDVLAGAVAGLMAKGMGPFDAACLGAYICGRAGEKAFETKSYGLIATDVIDCIPTILSEGLR, encoded by the coding sequence TTGATATCCCCGGCCGATGCCCGCACACTCGACGCCAACGCGGAAGCGCTCGGCATCCCGACATCGCTGCTGATGGACAACGCGGGAGCGGCTTTGGCATCTTTCATCGGGAAAGAATACCCCGATAAAAGAGCGGTTTTCGTTTGCGGCACGGGAAACAACGGCGGAGACGGATTCGCGGCCGCTCTGAGAATGGACCCGGAAAGGACGAAAGTCTGCCTCCTGAAGAAACCATCATCGATCCGCACCGAAATCGCCCGGGAGAGATATTCCGTTTTGGAATGCCCCATAGAAGCGTACGCCGGGAAGGATTCCTTCGCTGGGTTCGATCTGATCGTGGATTGCGCCCTCGGAACCGGGACGTCAGGCAGCGTCCGCGAGCCATACGCGAGCTTCATAGCCGACGCCAATTCGTCCGGCCTCCCCATTATATCTGCGGACGTCCCGTCGGGATTCGGGTCGGACGTCTGCATAAAGCCGTGCGCCACGGTGACCTTCCACGACGCAAAAATAGGGATGACAGCGGAGAACTGCGGAAAGATCGTCATAGCCGGCATAGGGATCCCCGAGGAAGCTTACACGAGGGTAGGGCCCGGAGACATGCTCAGGTATCCCGTCCCTCTCGCGGACAGCCACAAAGGAAACAATGGGAGGCTGATGATCATAGGCGGAGGCCCTTATTTCGGGGCCCCAGCAATGTCTGCGATGAGCGCCCTCCGCATCGGAGCGGACATCGTCAGAGTTTTCACGCCTGAATCCTCGTACCCGCAAGTCGCCGCCGCATCGCCGGTCCTGATGGCCACGAAGCTTCCCGGCGACCATCTGGATGCGGACTCGCTGGACATAATTCTGAGCGCATCCAAAGATTTCGATGCCGTCCTGATAGGCCCCGGCCTGGGCTCCGATGAAATGACGATAAGAACCGCGATGGCATTCCTTCGCGCCTGCAAAATCCCAACCGTCATCGATGCGGATGGGATATCGGCGGCCAAAGGCCTGACTCTCAGGAATCCTACTGTATTGACGCCTCATAGCAGAGAATTCTCCAGGATCTCGGACGGGAAGAGCCCGGAGGAGACCGCCTCCAAGATGGGAGCGACCATCCTCAAAAAAGGAAAGGTGGACCTTATAACAGATGGGACCAGAACCCGCTACAATTCTTCGGGAACGCCGGCGATGACCGGAGCAGGGACGGGAGACGTCCTCGCAGGAGCGGTCGCAGGGCTTATGGCCAAAGGCATGGGCCCTTTCGATGCCGCCTGCCTCGGAGCATACATATGCGGCAGAGCCGGCGAGAAAGCATTCGAGACCAAATCGTACGGACTCATTGCCACCGACGTCATCGACTGCATACCGACGATCCTGAGCGAAGGGCTCAGATGA
- a CDS encoding signal recognition particle subunit SRP19/SEC65 family protein, with translation MAYDADVAITLWPEYFDLNRTRDEGRRAPKSLCVKNPSLDIIAKAAMILDLEYEVIETKSYPKAPRALHGCVKVEKGKIRKTELLREVGKTLIQNQKK, from the coding sequence ATGGCTTACGATGCGGACGTCGCAATAACACTCTGGCCCGAATACTTCGATTTGAACCGCACCAGGGACGAAGGGAGAAGAGCCCCGAAATCGCTGTGCGTCAAGAATCCCAGCCTCGACATCATAGCCAAGGCGGCGATGATCCTGGATCTGGAATATGAGGTCATAGAGACCAAATCATACCCGAAGGCCCCCCGCGCCCTCCATGGCTGCGTAAAGGTCGAGAAGGGCAAGATCCGCAAGACCGAACTTCTCCGCGAAGTCGGGAAAACGCTGATCCAGAACCAGAAGAAGTGA
- a CDS encoding 30S ribosomal protein S8e: MALWQGKSNRKPTGGRLIASQGKRKFEIGREKQFTRIGKQNLKQYRGAGGNVKVGMLSAEYANVVDKKNKTIKKVKILTVKSNPADPNYVQRNIINKGATISTEAGDAIVTSRPGQDGAINAVLL, translated from the coding sequence ATGGCACTTTGGCAGGGTAAATCCAACAGAAAGCCCACCGGAGGCAGGCTCATCGCTTCCCAGGGCAAGAGAAAATTCGAGATCGGCAGAGAGAAGCAGTTTACCAGGATCGGCAAACAGAACCTCAAGCAGTATCGCGGAGCCGGCGGAAACGTCAAGGTTGGAATGCTCAGCGCAGAGTATGCGAATGTCGTCGACAAAAAGAACAAGACGATCAAGAAAGTCAAGATCCTGACCGTCAAATCGAATCCTGCCGACCCCAACTACGTTCAGCGTAACATCATCAACAAAGGCGCCACCATCTCTACCGAGGCTGGGGACGCAATTGTCACATCCAGGCCCGGACAGGACGGCGCCATCAACGCAGTACTGCTTTGA